From Sporosarcina sp. Marseille-Q4943, the proteins below share one genomic window:
- a CDS encoding CotH kinase family protein, giving the protein MATNEKLPEYRLFIHPLDLHELRKDIWIDDPVSAKLTIHGKKYEVDIAYRGSHIRGFPKKSYQVSLYKPTTYRNANTFHLNAEYKDPSLMRNKLSFDFFNEIGCLAPQSRFVFLKVNGKNEGVYLELESVDDRFLANRGLPAGSIFYAVDGDANFSLMSDLDKEVKKSLAIGYELKCGAQEDTDHLHQMIIDINTISREDFEKEIVDYIDVDKYLLWLAGVVFTQNFDGFVHNYALYRNEKSGLYEIIPWDYDATWGRDVNGEEMRSDYLRITGFNTLTARILDSSTFRNQYKSLLQDIVNNQFTVEYLKPKIERMHASLRPYVLLDPYKKDSIDRFDKEPDYILNYIEERTAFIKREVELLD; this is encoded by the coding sequence ATGGCAACGAACGAAAAATTACCTGAATATCGACTTTTTATTCACCCTTTGGATTTGCATGAACTGCGAAAAGACATTTGGATTGATGATCCTGTTTCTGCAAAACTAACGATTCATGGAAAAAAATACGAAGTGGACATCGCATATCGAGGTTCCCATATCCGCGGCTTTCCTAAAAAGTCATATCAAGTCTCCTTATACAAGCCTACAACGTATCGAAACGCAAACACATTTCATTTAAATGCAGAATATAAGGATCCTTCGTTAATGAGAAATAAACTTTCCTTCGATTTTTTTAATGAAATTGGCTGCCTCGCACCTCAATCACGGTTTGTCTTTTTGAAGGTGAATGGAAAAAACGAAGGGGTATACTTGGAATTGGAATCAGTGGATGATCGATTCCTTGCAAATCGAGGATTGCCAGCTGGTTCTATTTTTTATGCCGTCGATGGGGATGCTAATTTTTCGCTAATGAGCGACTTGGACAAAGAAGTGAAAAAATCACTTGCTATCGGATATGAGCTGAAATGTGGAGCTCAGGAAGACACAGACCATTTGCATCAAATGATCATAGACATTAATACGATTTCAAGGGAAGACTTTGAGAAGGAAATTGTGGACTATATTGATGTGGATAAATATTTACTCTGGCTCGCCGGGGTTGTTTTCACTCAAAATTTTGATGGATTCGTCCATAACTACGCACTCTACCGGAACGAGAAAAGCGGGTTGTATGAAATCATCCCTTGGGATTATGACGCCACTTGGGGAAGAGACGTAAATGGTGAGGAGATGAGAAGTGATTACTTACGAATTACTGGCTTCAATACACTTACAGCAAGGATTCTCGATAGTAGCACATTCCGGAACCAATATAAAAGCTTGTTGCAGGATATAGTAAACAATCAATTCACGGTGGAATATTTAAAGCCAAAAATAGAAAGAATGCATGCATCGCTTCGACCTTATGTATTATTGGATCCGTATAAAAAGGACAGTATTGATCGTTTTGATAAAGAACCTGACTACATTCTAAACTATATCGAAGAACGAACGGCATTTATTAAAAGAGAAGTAGAACTGCTTGATTAA
- a CDS encoding GNAT family N-acetyltransferase produces MEFIRVNDIEDPLFAKMHTLLGEIFPPEEVLEFDLWKEPLEDPSIRVFVAVREGEVVGATEYRYYPDWNIAMTDFTIIGQSGLGIGRFLAKKREEDLRRLAEENGKTLFGMFAEIYDPYDREDFDFGGVMAMNPYVRREVLSHLGYKRLNFPYIHPSWKNDGEAVEGLDFCFMPTDEQVTEIPSSLIVDFLTDYYSVLSNKPQHWLDMIDELKQLEYVELCPL; encoded by the coding sequence ATGGAATTTATTCGCGTAAACGATATTGAAGATCCGCTATTCGCGAAGATGCACACATTACTAGGGGAGATCTTCCCGCCGGAAGAGGTTTTGGAGTTCGACCTATGGAAGGAGCCGCTCGAAGACCCTAGCATCCGCGTCTTCGTTGCGGTGCGTGAAGGGGAAGTGGTTGGCGCTACAGAGTACCGCTATTATCCGGACTGGAATATCGCGATGACGGATTTCACGATCATTGGACAGTCGGGCCTCGGCATTGGTCGTTTCTTAGCGAAAAAGCGCGAAGAAGATTTACGGCGGCTGGCGGAAGAAAATGGCAAGACGTTGTTCGGCATGTTCGCGGAAATTTATGATCCATATGACCGCGAAGATTTCGATTTTGGCGGAGTAATGGCCATGAACCCGTATGTCCGGAGGGAAGTGCTCTCCCATCTTGGCTACAAGCGCCTCAATTTCCCTTACATCCATCCTTCATGGAAAAACGACGGAGAGGCAGTGGAAGGATTGGATTTCTGCTTCATGCCGACGGATGAACAAGTGACTGAAATCCCATCCAGTCTCATCGTCGATTTCTTAACGGATTACTATTCGGTGTTGTCGAACAAACCTCAACATTGGCTGGACATGATCGATGAGCTGAAGCAATTGGAATATGTGGAACTTTGTCCACTATAA
- a CDS encoding alpha/beta hydrolase → MIKIHWKKLLVLLSTVFLVIQIAGSFFFYELAVKRGPKEYLQGNADLEVSDQTMELYLNGGWKQWVAAQKFETLHLTSRDGLKLSGYYLPASKPTNRLVILTHGYLGHAKQMGLFGQYYHNELDYNIFMPDARGHGKSEGDYYGFGWPDRLDLIDWTNLLVQKLGPTTEVAYHGLSMGAATVLMASGEEELPRQVNAIIADSPYQSVYQLFTYQMNRMFHLPAFPLLDSTSALTKVRAGYSFREASALKQVKKAQVPIFYIHGMNDTFVPTEMAGELERSTPSETDIFLVPKANHGEAFALAGETYKVKVDHFLDRYMK, encoded by the coding sequence ATGATTAAAATACATTGGAAGAAATTATTGGTTCTGTTGTCAACCGTCTTCCTAGTCATACAGATTGCGGGCAGCTTCTTTTTCTATGAGCTAGCAGTCAAGCGCGGACCGAAAGAGTACTTACAGGGCAATGCCGATTTGGAAGTGTCCGATCAGACGATGGAGCTTTACCTGAATGGCGGCTGGAAACAGTGGGTCGCTGCTCAAAAGTTCGAAACGCTCCACTTGACCTCGCGGGATGGGCTGAAGCTATCAGGCTACTATTTGCCTGCGTCCAAACCCACGAACAGGCTTGTCATTTTGACGCATGGCTATTTAGGCCACGCGAAGCAAATGGGTCTCTTCGGACAGTATTATCATAATGAATTAGATTACAACATCTTTATGCCGGATGCGCGAGGGCATGGCAAAAGTGAAGGTGATTATTACGGATTCGGCTGGCCGGATCGGCTCGATTTGATCGATTGGACGAATTTGTTAGTGCAGAAGCTCGGACCGACAACCGAAGTGGCGTATCATGGTTTATCGATGGGAGCAGCGACGGTGTTGATGGCGAGCGGCGAGGAAGAGCTTCCCCGTCAAGTGAACGCTATTATTGCAGACAGTCCATACCAATCTGTCTATCAATTATTCACCTACCAAATGAACCGGATGTTCCATCTTCCGGCATTTCCTTTATTGGACAGCACAAGTGCATTGACGAAAGTCCGAGCCGGTTATTCATTTAGGGAAGCCAGCGCTTTGAAGCAAGTGAAGAAGGCGCAAGTGCCGATCTTTTATATCCACGGAATGAATGATACATTCGTTCCGACTGAGATGGCTGGGGAATTGGAACGAAGCACTCCGAGCGAAACGGACATATTCCTCGTTCCGAAAGCGAACCATGGCGAGGCCTTTGCGCTTGCGGGTGAGACATATAAAGTGAAAGTCGATCACTTCCTCGATCGTTATATGAAATGA
- the pgeF gene encoding peptidoglycan editing factor PgeF, protein MKTKIYIDNEKFVAGTTLKDGTAPEHNNMAFHACVNPETVLENRKRLATFLQCNPKDFVCASQTHSANLHKVTLADKGRGAVVGATAIPDTDALYTTEPNLLLCSFTADCVPVIFYNEVNGIVGVIHSGWQGTVKEITLKVFERLKKEEGCDPSDFHVQLGMALSQEKFEVDEDVYVKFKALGYADEFIYFNEATNKYHIDNQKTVEKQLKLAGIPENQIDVDRTCTYVSSDGFSYRQDKQAGRHASFIMKKCN, encoded by the coding sequence ATGAAAACAAAAATCTATATTGATAATGAAAAATTTGTTGCGGGCACGACATTGAAAGATGGAACTGCGCCTGAACATAATAATATGGCGTTCCATGCCTGTGTGAACCCCGAGACAGTACTGGAAAATCGAAAACGATTGGCGACCTTCTTGCAATGCAATCCAAAGGATTTCGTCTGCGCCAGTCAAACCCATAGCGCGAATCTGCATAAGGTGACCCTTGCAGATAAGGGGCGGGGCGCTGTAGTCGGAGCCACTGCCATTCCGGACACAGATGCGCTCTATACGACGGAGCCGAATCTCTTACTATGCAGCTTCACCGCCGACTGTGTACCGGTCATTTTTTATAATGAAGTGAATGGAATTGTCGGAGTAATTCATTCAGGATGGCAAGGAACTGTCAAAGAAATTACATTGAAGGTTTTTGAACGTTTGAAAAAAGAAGAAGGATGCGATCCAAGCGACTTCCACGTGCAACTCGGCATGGCGTTAAGTCAGGAGAAGTTTGAAGTGGACGAGGATGTATATGTGAAGTTCAAAGCGCTCGGCTATGCGGATGAATTCATTTATTTCAATGAAGCAACGAATAAATACCATATCGATAACCAGAAAACTGTTGAGAAGCAATTGAAGCTTGCAGGAATCCCGGAAAACCAGATTGATGTCGATCGGACATGCACCTATGTGAGCTCGGACGGCTTTTCCTACCGGCAAGACAAGCAGGCGGGAAGACATGCGAGTTTTATTATGAAGAAATGCAACTGA
- a CDS encoding carbon-nitrogen hydrolase family protein: MKLRVSAVQYHLHSISSFEEFAAQCEHYIRNAQEYGAEFVLFPEFFTTQLLSIGDEHGKALSIEALPGFTDQYIELFTTLAKETNMHIIGGTHVIQREGRLYNVAHLFFPDGTVEEQAKLHITPFEIEGWNMAAGDELKVFDTEKGRIAILTCYDIEFPEIVRMVKAAGADVIFCPSCTDDRHGFYRVRYTSHARAIENQVYVVLTGTVGSLQTVDFMRANFGQAAIITPNDIPFPPKGLAAEGELNDDMLVTADLDLSLLYEVREKGSVTTWRDRRTDLYTDWGANPIRSESSGISQ; this comes from the coding sequence ATGAAACTTCGCGTTTCTGCTGTGCAATATCATCTGCATTCAATCAGCTCCTTTGAGGAGTTTGCGGCACAATGTGAGCACTATATTCGCAATGCCCAGGAATACGGGGCAGAGTTTGTTTTATTTCCGGAATTTTTTACTACGCAATTGCTGTCGATTGGTGATGAACACGGAAAAGCGTTATCGATTGAGGCGCTGCCGGGCTTTACGGATCAATACATTGAACTGTTCACAACGTTAGCAAAAGAGACAAACATGCATATAATCGGCGGCACTCATGTCATCCAGCGTGAGGGGCGCCTTTATAATGTCGCTCATCTATTCTTCCCGGATGGCACAGTGGAAGAGCAAGCGAAATTGCACATAACCCCATTCGAAATTGAAGGATGGAATATGGCAGCCGGCGATGAGCTGAAAGTTTTCGATACAGAAAAGGGCAGAATTGCCATCCTTACGTGCTATGATATCGAATTCCCCGAAATCGTTCGGATGGTGAAGGCGGCGGGTGCAGATGTTATTTTCTGTCCGTCTTGCACGGATGACCGTCATGGGTTTTATCGCGTCCGGTATACGAGCCACGCGCGTGCGATTGAAAACCAAGTATACGTCGTGTTGACGGGTACGGTCGGCTCCTTGCAGACTGTCGATTTCATGCGCGCGAACTTTGGGCAAGCCGCAATCATCACGCCGAACGACATTCCGTTCCCACCAAAAGGATTGGCTGCGGAAGGCGAGTTGAACGACGATATGCTCGTTACAGCGGATCTCGATTTGAGCTTGTTGTACGAAGTGCGTGAGAAAGGTTCGGTGACAACTTGGCGTGATCGCAGAACCGATCTGTATACAGATTGGGGAGCAAATCCAATCAGGAGCGAGAGCAGTGGCATATCGCAGTGA
- a CDS encoding histidine phosphatase family protein, whose translation MDKIIYIVRHCAAEGQSPHADLTTEGIVQAGKLADFFADLKVDRIITSPFVRARRTADPIADKKGMYFEEDSRLAERTLSSHSFEDWLLKLEDSFLDIHLKYEGGESSYEAMERVCKVVDELPDGSRTVLVTHGNLMTLLLRCYDERIGFPEWQALTNPDVYRVRVTEDGAQVERIWKEEALQ comes from the coding sequence TTGGATAAGATCATTTACATTGTCCGTCATTGTGCAGCCGAAGGACAATCGCCGCACGCGGATTTGACGACTGAAGGGATTGTTCAGGCTGGAAAGCTAGCGGATTTTTTTGCGGATCTGAAAGTGGACCGGATCATAACGAGTCCTTTCGTCCGGGCGCGGAGGACTGCGGATCCGATTGCTGATAAGAAAGGGATGTATTTTGAAGAGGATAGTCGGCTGGCAGAACGGACGTTAAGCTCGCATTCATTTGAAGATTGGCTGCTGAAACTGGAAGACTCTTTTCTCGATATCCATTTGAAATACGAAGGCGGTGAATCTTCATACGAAGCGATGGAGCGAGTTTGTAAAGTGGTGGATGAGCTGCCGGACGGTTCGCGAACTGTTCTCGTGACACATGGGAATCTGATGACGCTCCTGTTGAGATGTTATGATGAGCGGATCGGTTTCCCGGAATGGCAGGCGTTGACGAATCCCGATGTCTATCGTGTCCGTGTGACAGAGGACGGTGCGCAAGTGGAGCGAATTTGGAAGGAAGAAGCGTTGCAGTGA
- a CDS encoding GNAT family N-acetyltransferase, giving the protein MVPHEGSFIPVVVRNYTRSDFDAMIALQADCFPPPFPEELWWSREQLENHVSLFPEGAVCVEHDGRIIGSLTGLLVNFNPDEPMHTWEDVTDGGFIRNHDPDGDTLYIVDICISPEFRKAGLGKWMMQAIYQLAVKLDVERVLGGGRMPGYGKVAGEKSPQQYVDEVVQGTLKDPVVTFLLRCGRMPVTLIENYLQDEESHNYALLMEWKNPFKRGE; this is encoded by the coding sequence ATGGTCCCCCATGAGGGGAGTTTCATTCCTGTTGTCGTCCGCAATTATACACGGTCGGACTTCGATGCCATGATCGCTCTGCAAGCGGATTGTTTTCCACCGCCATTCCCGGAAGAACTTTGGTGGAGCCGGGAACAGTTGGAGAATCACGTAAGTTTGTTCCCTGAGGGTGCCGTCTGTGTCGAGCACGATGGAAGAATAATAGGATCGCTCACGGGCTTGCTCGTGAATTTCAATCCCGATGAGCCGATGCATACTTGGGAAGACGTGACGGATGGCGGGTTTATTCGAAACCATGATCCCGACGGCGACACGCTTTATATTGTCGACATTTGCATCAGCCCCGAGTTCCGGAAGGCGGGCCTTGGCAAGTGGATGATGCAGGCGATCTACCAACTAGCCGTCAAGCTTGATGTTGAGCGGGTTCTTGGCGGAGGGCGGATGCCCGGGTACGGGAAGGTCGCGGGTGAAAAATCCCCGCAGCAATATGTCGATGAGGTTGTCCAAGGGACGTTAAAGGATCCTGTCGTCACATTTTTGCTTCGCTGCGGACGCATGCCGGTTACGTTAATCGAAAACTATTTGCAAGACGAAGAGTCGCATAACTATGCGTTATTGATGGAATGGAAGAATCCGTTCAAAAGGGGGGAATAG
- a CDS encoding NAD(P)/FAD-dependent oxidoreductase: MMYDCVIIGGGPAGLNAALVLGRARRKVLLFDDNQARNRVTREAHGFITRDGILPDEFRRLAHRDIANYPSVEIKSEKVASIKGLDNNHFELETAEGNSFQTIKIILATGLKDEQPNIPNIEKFYGTSLFSCPYCDGWELRDKPLAVIADKNVYKLAKEVFIWSKDLAVFTNGEGRLEADECNKLLAKGIQVYEDNIAGLEGENGQLRSVRLEDGTLIDRAGGFVTPLWSHCNQFAEELGCKLNEYGGIQTDEYGRTNVWNVYAAGDAAHIVPAQLVIAAGSGSAAAIGVNGDLTNEYFGD, from the coding sequence ATGATGTACGATTGTGTCATAATCGGCGGCGGCCCGGCTGGTTTGAATGCCGCCCTTGTGCTTGGACGAGCGAGAAGAAAGGTGCTTCTATTCGATGATAATCAAGCCCGGAACCGGGTGACACGCGAGGCTCATGGATTCATTACACGAGACGGCATCCTGCCGGACGAGTTCCGGCGACTTGCTCATCGGGATATCGCCAACTATCCTTCCGTGGAAATAAAAAGCGAAAAGGTTGCTTCTATTAAGGGGCTGGACAACAACCATTTTGAATTGGAAACAGCGGAAGGCAACAGCTTTCAAACGATAAAAATCATACTAGCGACAGGTTTGAAAGACGAGCAGCCGAACATCCCGAACATCGAAAAGTTCTACGGGACGAGCCTGTTCAGCTGTCCGTACTGTGACGGTTGGGAGCTCCGTGATAAGCCGCTCGCCGTCATTGCGGATAAAAACGTATACAAGCTCGCGAAAGAAGTTTTTATATGGAGCAAGGATCTAGCGGTGTTTACAAATGGCGAAGGACGGCTTGAGGCCGATGAATGTAATAAGCTGCTCGCGAAAGGCATCCAAGTCTATGAAGACAATATCGCAGGGCTGGAAGGTGAAAATGGACAACTGCGAAGTGTCCGGCTGGAGGATGGCACCCTCATTGACCGTGCCGGCGGGTTCGTCACTCCCCTTTGGAGCCATTGCAATCAGTTCGCGGAAGAGCTCGGCTGTAAGCTGAATGAATACGGCGGCATCCAGACCGACGAGTACGGCAGGACGAATGTGTGGAATGTCTATGCTGCAGGGGACGCCGCGCATATCGTCCCTGCACAACTTGTCATTGCGGCGGGATCCGGAAGTGCGGCAGCTATCGGGGTGAATGGTGATTTGACGAATGAATACTTTGGCGACTGA
- a CDS encoding gamma-type small acid-soluble spore protein, producing the protein MKDAKKFTEAGTDIEEVKQQNANSGLTYNEVKEILARTGGKGTAQYSDTDPEQIRKANEPIE; encoded by the coding sequence ATGAAAGATGCAAAGAAATTCACTGAAGCTGGAACCGATATTGAAGAAGTGAAACAGCAAAATGCAAACTCGGGCCTGACCTACAATGAAGTGAAGGAAATTCTTGCCCGTACTGGCGGCAAAGGGACTGCGCAGTATAGCGACACGGACCCGGAACAAATTAGAAAAGCGAACGAGCCAATTGAATGA
- a CDS encoding YfhE family protein — translation MKQKKEPHERLTERNYGLSSTQEVLYQKEFKSADKAAKEDENKKQEKEQ, via the coding sequence ATGAAACAGAAGAAGGAACCTCATGAAAGACTGACCGAAAGGAATTACGGGTTAAGTTCGACCCAGGAAGTGCTATACCAAAAAGAATTTAAAAGTGCGGACAAAGCTGCAAAAGAAGATGAGAATAAAAAACAGGAAAAAGAGCAATAA